The window AACATTGCTAGGATTTGCCCGGCAATTTGAAGAGACGGAGGAAATCACTGAGATGCTATTCAGAAACGGCGCTACCTAGGTAATGCTTGGAGACGAAAAAAAGTCAATACGTCTGTTACATGTAGCTTGGCTGCGAATCGCGTGTAGAAGACGATTATCTTAAATGACATTTGACTTTCATATCTAGGTAGTTATCgtctatatatatgtatatgcctCATCCTACAATATTGTTGATATCTTGAATTATTGCAGGCAAGAGCTCGTGTCCATATAACTATCTGCATACATGTAACCATCAATAGTCCTTTCAATGAAGACAGACGTGCTTCCGAGCAACTTCTCAGAAACATGACTCTTTTTCACTCCTATTCCCACTTTTCGAGTTCCCAGTTCCAGTTGTGCCCCTGTTCCAGTGACGTCTCCAGCGCATCCCCCCCATCCAATAGCAGCTAGCGCGGGGCACCGGTTCCGCGTGCCAGGGAGGGGCAGGAACAGGCGCATCACCACTTTTTGTTACTAAGGCAAAGTACCTGGGACGATCTCATGGCCTTGTGATCTGctccctcttccctcttttctttctccttctttaaTCTGCCAGGttggattttcttttttcccgAAATACCGCATTGCTTAGTCTTGCTAGAGCCTCTTGGCTACGCACCATCTCTCGTTTATTCTGCTCATCTCGATCTGATCGCTTCCGCGATTGTATCCACCTCGGTAGCGCAACCAATACTTGTCAAGATACGTCGTCGCAACACCACCATGGCCACTACAGAAGAGATTGTTCAGCGACTTCACGAGTCTCGCCCGCCAGCCACAGATGTCGCCACATATCTCACCATTGTCGAGATGTCGCTGTCTCCAGAGATTCTGCCTGCGCTACAGGAGATCCTGGAGGACGTGTCATTAGCCGGAGACATTGGGTGGGATCTGGTCGAGATGTTGATTCCCATTCCGGGCAGCGAAGAGTGTTTGGAGAGCATTGCGCGACTGGGCAACCCACGAGAGGTCATCCTCAAGGTTCTTGAGGTCATGGAGAAGACAACTGCTGCGGGAGAGGAAGCAGGTGAAGACGAGgtagaagaggaaaagaaagctgctgctattgacGCTACGAATCAAGTTACCAAGGGTGAGACGAAAGCTATTCGGCATTTTGTGACGCTTTGCGGAATGTTGGGGATCCTTCTCAAGCGCCTGCAAGTCAAAGCCCCCTCACGGTTCCTACACACCACGCTGGAAACAGTACAGAGGTGCTACGATGCCACAAGCGCAGCATCTACCGCGGCGGTTATTTCTCTGGTCCAATCTCTCGCGCGCAAGACACGGCCTCTTTTGCCATCTCGTAAGTCGAGCGTCAAATTGGACACGCCGTTTCAAGACAGCGACCCAGCGAAACAAGCGCCAGACCCCGAAGCCGATCGTACAGATACATTAAACGCAAATGAACCGGGCCTGATTAATAGCTTACTGCAATCATTCATCACATGCGTCCTCGAAGCCTATGTCAACTCTAATAATGTGGAATGGGCTTCAAGGATGCTGGAATATACCTACCCAGAGCGGATAGTGCCCGGTCGAAAGACTATGATTCAGACGTTCAAAGAGGTTGTAGAGCTTCAAGCGAAGGATGCTTTGCTGGGACAGCTAGTGGTGAGTTTCTTCAAGCCTAGTCCGAGGTGAAGGTGAATATTAACTGTTCTATAGTCTCTTGCTGGCGATTTGGGCCTATCGAAATTGCCCCCTTTCAAGATGAAAGAGTATCTCGAGGGCCCAATTTACCGGGCGCCCCTGTCTATCGAATTCGATCCTGCACACCCAGAGCAACTCCATTTATCGACAGGTGGCTTAGTGTGCCTGAATGCGTATTGGATGTTTGCTGCCGACGTTTTCGACGCGGATCGAGGCCTCCCAACAGGAGAACTACACCCGCAACACATGCTGCCTGATCACCAAGCCTTGCTGCAGAGTTTTCTAGGCGATGAATCAGGGAACCAGATCGCCACGAATCCGGGAACGTTTGAGGCCCTAATTGTTATGGCAATTTGGCTAGATGGACGGAAAGCACTTTCGAAACCCGATAACGCTGGAGCTGTTACAGGATTTATGCCCTACCACCATCTTCTGACACTTGTGTCAATCTTCCACCAAAACATCCGAGTGCGCAATGCAACAACCGTTGTAGCAGGCTCAGTCTTACACGCTGATCCCGATGAGGAAGATCGATTGGCTATCCTAGAAGACTTGTTGGAAAACTGCGAattctcctctcttcaagCGTGCGCGGTCGCATGGCTACGAGAGGAGCTGATTGCCGCGAAAAAGGCTGGCTCAAAAGGTCGCTTCTCCGGCCCAGAGTGCTTCGAAACCATTCAGTATACCTTGTTTCCAGACCTGTCGCATCTCCAACAGGCCGACGCTTCTGCATTGCTAGAATTTTGGGCCCAAAATGCTCCTCTGCATTTACAAGTCGCCAACTTTGCTCTGTTCCTGTTTGGCGAGGATTACAAATCTCTTGCGCCGGTGGGTATGGCTGCGGCGATTGAGCATCGCTATGTCGAACCGCTGTTGCACGCCGCAAGGACGCTAGAGAAGGCTGTTGGCgcaaaggagattgaagTTGATGGTGAGAGTCTGATGCAGCTTAGTATCTTGACGGATACGCTAAGTCGGGTTTCGCTGcagtaaaggaaaagaaaacttgGCTGGAATATAGAAAacgttaaaaaaaaaacgacgATCAATGATGAACATATTGCCATGGCGGACAACGAAAGGGGAAATCTTGAATTCTGTCAAATCATACATGAAGCACAGTTATTTACATCTCAGCGGGGATGCGTGTTGTCTAATCAATCAAATTTCGTACTCTAACAAATGCTTGAGCGGTGGTTTATTCAAGAATTATGTGTTGTGCTTGCGGAGCTCgtctatataaaaaaaagtgaaataTGTCCTGTTATGTGCCCTTTGTAGCGAAGTTTTATGGTATAAGGAACTTCAAATCAAGATGAGTATCGCCCGTGTGCCATCTCAGCCAGCTAGCTGACGTGTGAGCTGATGTATCGAGTTATTGACGCAGCAGTCTacctcatcgtcgtcgatcCCGGTCAGAGTCGCGATGTCGGTCCCTATGCCTGTCGTAATCTCGGTCTCTGTCCCGATGTCTATCCCTATCCCTATCCCTATCCCTATAATCTCGATCTCGGTCCCGGTCTCTGTCTCTATGCTGACCCCTTTCGCGGTCACGTTCGCGCTCCCTTTCTCGTTTGTAGCTGTCCTCATGTCGTCGACTCTCCTTGCGTTTGCTCTCTTCCCTCCTGTAATCATCTAGTCGCGGCCtggacttcttcttgccgATCTGGTTCCATCCGCCGagttcctcctcttctttgagcTCCTTGGCACCAAGGCCGAGGCGATTCTGTCGTCTCTTGACTTGTTTGACTTTGGGACCACGATTCTCGCCGTTCCAACCCATGCCGCGGAGCAGTGCGGCGCCAAACTCTTCAACAGGCATGTCTTCGTAATCTTGGAGGCTGGATACTGCGCCGGAGGATTCGACATCGCGGCGGTAGGCATCGTCTTCCGTTGGTTGCCCTGCGGTAATGATCTTTTTGTCTTCAGTTGTTTTTCCAAGGAGAGCATCCATAGCCTCGTCATCGGCCGTTCGTTCCGCTGGTGCAGCATCGCCTTCGCCTTCGCCGCTGCTTGCTTCTCGCATTTCGTCGTCGCTGGCCTGTGCGTTCGACTCTGCGGGAGCTTGATCCTCCGATgcaggcttcttctctttgattGTCAATCCCCATTTAAGAGATGTATCTTGACTGGCCGGCTCGGTCTCGGCGGTGACAGCATTCTGTTGGGCTCTGGCTTCGGCTGGGAGTAGATTCTTCGACTGTCTGTGGCTCCTCACTTCATCCTTCCAGCTTCGATTCGATTGTCGCTCGATAACGTacaccttcttctcctccttttgcCGCTTTCGCTTTGTCTCTGCGCCATCTGCGCCAAACCCTGTGATTGCTTCATGTCGTCCTCGGCGGCGATCGTCTTCGGAATCCGAGTCGGAATCGCCCCCCAGGGCGTGAGAGTGCGGTCGCTTCCCTAGACTCGACGGCGGCTTCGATCGGGACGGCTTCGCTGCCGATGAGGAGTTGCTGCCTCCGCCAAATTTAATGGCTATGCGACCTTTATTCTGGTCAGACATAACGCGTCAAGTCTTGCAGCGCGACGATGTACCTTGATGCTCTGATGCAAATCCTTGAATTTGGCTACGGAACTTTTAGCTTCTGGATTTCGATACTGGGCGGGAAGAAGTACGTATCGCTGCGGGCTAGTCCAAGACGAGCCTTAGCGTACAGCTAGCTACAAGACGCCTGTATTTTTTGTACAAGTTACGTGAATTTTTTTCGCAGGCGGAGCGGTCGGCTAGAATCGTTGGAAGCCGCAATACGTTGTGGGGGTTGTGGCTGCCTGTGGCTGCAGGcggaaggaaaaagaggtgATGTGGCCAAACCCCCATGTTGTCTTGGGTCAGAATGCAGCGACCGTAGCATCAAATTATGTGGAGTGCATGCGGATGTATTCACCCACGTTTTACTCGGCGAGCGATACATGAAAGTGGCACGACTCTTGCAAGAAGTCTATCTTCTCCGCTGATGCACCGTTGTTGGCGCCCAACTGCTAAAAAATCTCACTAGGAAAAAATGATCGCAAATGGATCCCCCAATGCGTGCAGGAGAACAGATTGCAGCCATTCGGAACTCTAGGCAGagcccaaaaaaaaattatggAGGTCGCAAAGGAGGGGTTGCGAGCCCATTGTGCACATTAGGCAGCATCTAAGCTTAGCAGGAGATCTCGGGAcatctcctcgccctcctaTTCCTCGAGTTGAGCCGCCTGAAGATCGTCTGCTCAGCGAGTTTCATCCATGATGCAGCGTTGACAAGCACTCTGCGAAGC is drawn from Trichoderma atroviride chromosome 7, complete sequence and contains these coding sequences:
- a CDS encoding uncharacterized protein (EggNog:ENOG41), which gives rise to MATTEEIVQRLHESRPPATDVATYLTIVEMSLSPEILPALQEILEDVSLAGDIGWDLVEMLIPIPGSEECLESIARLGNPREVILKVLEVMEKTTAAGEEAGEDEVEEEKKAAAIDATNQVTKGETKAIRHFVTLCGMLGILLKRLQVKAPSRFLHTTLETVQRCYDATSAASTAAVISLVQSLARKTRPLLPSRKSSVKLDTPFQDSDPAKQAPDPEADRTDTLNANEPGLINSLLQSFITCVLEAYVNSNNVEWASRMLEYTYPERIVPGRKTMIQTFKEVVELQAKDALLGQLVSLAGDLGLSKLPPFKMKEYLEGPIYRAPLSIEFDPAHPEQLHLSTGGLVCLNAYWMFAADVFDADRGLPTGELHPQHMLPDHQALLQSFLGDESGNQIATNPGTFEALIVMAIWLDGRKALSKPDNAGAVTGFMPYHHLLTLVSIFHQNIRVRNATTVVAGSVLHADPDEEDRLAILEDLLENCEFSSLQACAVAWLREELIAAKKAGSKGRFSGPECFETIQYTLFPDLSHLQQADASALLEFWAQNAPLHLQVANFALFLFGEDYKSLAPVGMAAAIEHRYVEPLLHAARTLEKAVGAKEIEVDGESLMQLSILTDTLSRVSLQ
- a CDS encoding uncharacterized protein (EggNog:ENOG41) yields the protein MSDQNKGRIAIKFGGGSNSSSAAKPSRSKPPSSLGKRPHSHALGGDSDSDSEDDRRRGRHEAITGFGADGAETKRKRQKEEKKVYVIERQSNRSWKDEVRSHRQSKNLLPAEARAQQNAVTAETEPASQDTSLKWGLTIKEKKPASEDQAPAESNAQASDDEMREASSGEGEGDAAPAERTADDEAMDALLGKTTEDKKIITAGQPTEDDAYRRDVESSGAVSSLQDYEDMPVEEFGAALLRGMGWNGENRGPKVKQVKRRQNRLGLGAKELKEEEELGGWNQIGKKKSRPRLDDYRREESKRKESRRHEDSYKRERERERDRERGQHRDRDRDRDRDYRDRDRDRDRHRDRDRDYDRHRDRHRDSDRDRRR